The Altererythrobacter sp. CAU 1644 genome has a window encoding:
- a CDS encoding YegP family protein — MAHHFKIKQNKKGEYVAYFMYNKEPIFWTEGYKSKASAKNAIASVQKNGPGAETVEE; from the coding sequence ATGGCGCACCACTTCAAGATCAAGCAGAACAAGAAGGGCGAATACGTCGCTTACTTCATGTACAACAAGGAACCGATCTTCTGGACCGAGGGCTACAAGTCCAAGGCCAGCGCCAAGAACGCCATTGCCTCCGTCCAGAAAAACGGCCCGGGCGCCGAAACGGTCGAAGAGTAA